TACCCGGATGTGGAAAAACTGTATGGATTATCTGAGAGCAAAGGTATCCCACTCTATGTAGGATTCAATCGCCGTCATATCCCCTATACAACCAACAGATTCCACAACTTCAACAAGGCCAATTAAACGATATCCTCAGTTTTCGCTGGGAAAAAAATCGCTATCAGCTACCCGGCGAGCTAAATACTTTTATCTTTGATGATTTTATCCACCCGCTCGACAGTATCAACGTCACCGCCAAAGCTACTCTTGATGACGCCTATGTAACGATTCAACGCCAAGGCCAACAACTCGCGAGGTTAGATGTTCAATGGCAACATGGGGAGACCATTCTCCATGCCTCAATGAATCGCCAGTTTGGTATAACAGCTGAACGAGTCCAAGTTTGCTTAGAAAATTCCAGCTACGAATTTGATTCCTTCGTTTCTGGTGTAAAACTCAGCCAAGATAGCGAAATCAAAATACAACAAAAAGATTGGACACCAATGCTGTGGGGCAAAGGCTTTTATGCGATGGCAAAAGATTGGTTCAACGTCGTTGAGTGCAACAAAATGGATAGCTTGATAGTGAAGCGCAATTTGGCGAGCCACCAGCTTGCTCAGCTGTTGTATCAAAAAATTCAAACAGAGTTATCGGCTTAAAACAGACGGTTCATTGCACCATTTAGCAATGCTAGCTAAAGACAAAAGGCTTGTTATATGGCAAGCCTTTTCAATTCCAATTGATACTTAGAGCTTAAAGATGGTCTTAATGATTTCGTTCGCTTTATGTAAGTCTTTGTCAGTCACATTTTGTAATCGAGATTGATAACGTGAATAGGCAACAAGGTCTTTCTCGCGGTGAAAGTCGTACACCACTTGCCCTTTTTCAGTAAGAATTAAGCGCTGCTTTCTCTTGTCATCTGGATGCTCAGTACGATCAATCAAACCAAGCTCAGCCAGCTTATTTAAGGTTTGAGATATTGCGCCTTTGGTTTTGTAAGTTACCGAAACAATATCCGACGCAGTAACAATCTCATGCCGACCAATGTAATCAATAATATGCACTTCATGCACGAGCAAGTTGTCTTCCGTTCCATATGGTCGACTAATCTTGCCATAGGCAGAAATTTTGTCTGCGACAATATTGAGCGTGTCCATCAAATGGCTGATTTCTATTAGATCCTTCATCAACTCTCACTTTTAATTATTTTTCAGCAGTGCCGTTTATTACCCAATTAGATCTCAACGTAACGAATAGCCGACATGGATAAATCATTTGTTCCACTTCAGCAAACGCCACCCTCTATAACGGGGGTTCAACATGCGCATTTCGCCCTAACGCAGGCAATGTAATCGTTTTCTCCGCCAGCGACAATCCCCAAGCAAAGCTGAAATGACTTCATCATTTTTACCGCTTCGATGACAAAAATACACTCAATGTTAAAAATCATCACCGAATATTCAACCAAGGTTAATGGTCATAATTAAAGCGGTGAATACCCAAACGTTAACCCGATCACGCTTCATTAGTTTATTTAGAGTTCTATCACTAAATAGGTATTGAAGCTTTGCTCATTTAGTTTAGTGATTATACCATTTTAGTGTAGTCACTAAACCATTTAATCAGATATAAATGAGTAAAAATATGTGGAAAAATTAGAACCCTACCGCTCTTCAATCGTTTTGCTGCTCGCTCTTGTTGCTGGTGCAACACTTGGCATCGTATCACCAGAGCTCGCGCTAAAAGTTAAGCCTATTGGACAAATTTTCTTAAACCTTTTATTTATGATCATCGTGCCTCTAGTGGGCATTAGCGTCATGTCATCAATTGCAGAAATGACTGACCTTAAAAAGCTAGGCAAATTACTAGGTCTAGTACTGATCGTATCAATCTCTATGGCTGCAATCCCTGCTCTAGGCATCATCGGTGTTGCGTCTATCTTCGATCCAGCGCAAGGTGTTGTTATTGACCTAAGCGAGAAGTTCACTGGCGGTCAAGGTGGCATGGACTTCGTAAGCATGTTCACTACTAACGACTTTGCAGGCCTGCTATCTAAATCAAACATCCTTGCACTGATCATCATGTCTGTTCTTGGTGGTATTGCGATAGGTCAAGCGGGTGAGCGTGGCAAAGTGATCGCTGAGCTATTAAAGAGCGCAAACGAAGTCGTGATGAACATCGTTGGCCTAATCATGAAAGGTGCACCACTCGGTCTTGGCGCATTCTTCGCAGCGACTATGGCTGAGCAAGATACTGAACTACTAAGCACTTTTGCTAGCGCATCTATCCTGTTCTTCGTAACAGCAGCAATTTACTTCGTGGTTGGCTCAGTTGTTTACTCATACATCGGCGGTGGCGTAAAAGGCGTGAAAGCTTTCTGGAAAAACGCTGCAGAGCCTTCAATCACAGCACTAGGTACTTGTTCTTCTCTAGGTACGCTACCGGTAACGATTCGCGCGGCGAAAAACATGGGTATCAAAGAAGAGATCGCTGATATCTGTCTACCGCTACTGGTTAACCTTAACAAAGGTGGCGTAGCGATGATTGCTGCACTGAAGATTGTCTTCATCTACGCAGTACTGGGCATGCCTTTCACATTCGACGTATTCGTTACCACTATGATCATCGCTGTTCTATCAGCAATCATCGTAGGCGGTGTACCTGGTGGTGCTTTCCTAGGTGAGATCTTCATCGTAACCACACTAGGTCTGCCTCTAGAAGTTATCCCAATGTTGGTAGTAATCGGCACCATCACTGATGCACCAGCAACACTACTCAACGTGATTCACGACCTAAACGCGACGCAAATCGTCGAGCGTTTCATGGGTAAGAAAGAAGCACAAACACAGCAAAAAACAGAACCGCAGTTAGCATAATAAATACAAAGAGAGTTATCTTATGACTAGTAAAAACATGGAAACCAAATTAGTAACCGCAGGTCGTAAACCACGCTTTCTGCAAGGTTCAGTAAACCCAGTGATTCAACG
Above is a window of Vibrio taketomensis DNA encoding:
- a CDS encoding dicarboxylate/amino acid:cation symporter, producing MEKLEPYRSSIVLLLALVAGATLGIVSPELALKVKPIGQIFLNLLFMIIVPLVGISVMSSIAEMTDLKKLGKLLGLVLIVSISMAAIPALGIIGVASIFDPAQGVVIDLSEKFTGGQGGMDFVSMFTTNDFAGLLSKSNILALIIMSVLGGIAIGQAGERGKVIAELLKSANEVVMNIVGLIMKGAPLGLGAFFAATMAEQDTELLSTFASASILFFVTAAIYFVVGSVVYSYIGGGVKGVKAFWKNAAEPSITALGTCSSLGTLPVTIRAAKNMGIKEEIADICLPLLVNLNKGGVAMIAALKIVFIYAVLGMPFTFDVFVTTMIIAVLSAIIVGGVPGGAFLGEIFIVTTLGLPLEVIPMLVVIGTITDAPATLLNVIHDLNATQIVERFMGKKEAQTQQKTEPQLA
- a CDS encoding MarR family winged helix-turn-helix transcriptional regulator: MKDLIEISHLMDTLNIVADKISAYGKISRPYGTEDNLLVHEVHIIDYIGRHEIVTASDIVSVTYKTKGAISQTLNKLAELGLIDRTEHPDDKRKQRLILTEKGQVVYDFHREKDLVAYSRYQSRLQNVTDKDLHKANEIIKTIFKL